CGAGAAGACGCTCTCGAATATCCAGGAGGTCACGGCCCGCTCAGGCCGGGTGATCGCAATTGCGACGGAAGGCGACCACGAGATCAGCAAGCTGGTGGAACACACACTGCATGTTCCAGCGGCTCCGGAGCTGTTGCTGCCGATTCTGGAGACAGTGCCGCTGCAGTTGCTGGCGTATCACATTGCTGTCAGGAGAGGGTGCGATGTGGATCAGCCGAGGAATCTGGCGAAGAGTGTGACAGTGGAGTAGTTTCGTTCCTATGAATGTCCCAATTCTGAGGTAGGAAGGTCTGGGTGCCCCACATACGCGTAGCGTATGTGGGAAATTCGAGCGTTAGCTCGAACCCTCTCTTCTACCCATTTGGAAAACGATCCCTTATCGGATATTGTGGGCCATTCACTCCTGACACACTTTCATAGAGGCAGAAGTTTTCTGCGAGATATGCGGAGGAGTTTGACCTCATGAGCTGCTGGGGTGGGATTCTCGTTCCTCTCGGTGTTCGCGCCAGTGTGATGTGCGGATGGTATGGCCGTTCGTCAGAGGCAAAGCCGCAGGTAGTTGTCTCCCTTGCGATCTGATGTTGAAGGGCTGCGAGATTCTCATCCAATCGCACTCCTGCAAACAAGACTCCGGCATGTTCGAAGGTGTCCAGGCCGTCAACCTCCACCTGAAACGGACGCATCGGCACGAAACGTAGTGCACGGACCAGACAGTCGTATTGTTGCTCATTACAGTTGCCGAGGAACTGCAGGGTGATGTGCCAGCCTTCGGGATCGGTCCAGCGGATCTTTCCGATTCGCGGATTGATGGTGGAGCGAAGCCTGTCAACGACCGAGCGCAGCGCTGCCTTGGTCTCATCCGCGATGGGCAGGCCAATGAACAGGCGCATTGCGGTTATGGCAGAGCCGTTACGACTCGCCTTGCGGCGAGTGAGAGCAGCAGGCGGGAGAAGCCGCTGAAGAGGATGGCGATGCCGACCAGCGTTCCCGGAACCCAGGCGGCGGAGCTGGGCAGGTGCGCCCAGATCATGAGTGCCACCACGATGGAGAAGACGCCGTCGAGCAACATCCAGCCACCGCCCGGCATGCCTCGCAGGCCGAAGCCTCCGACAAGTTCCACGATGCCCTTTACCAGCAGATAGGCGGAGAGGATCAGTGTCAGGCTGACGAGTCCGGCGAGCGGATGCAACAGCAGGTAGATGCCGCCGAAGAAGTAAGCCAAGGCCACGAGTGCTTCCCATACGACGGCCCCCGCGCTGCGCACGTGCCAGGCGAACCAGACGTGCGTGGCTCCGCTGAGCAGCAACAGCCAGCCAATAACGGTAGTAACGGCAACGCCTGCTGCGAGTGGAGCGATAAGGGCGAAGAGGCCTACAAGGATCATCAGGACGCTCAGGGCGATCGACCAGCCGATGGACTCCCGGGCAATGCTGCGAACGGACAGGTTCATGCGGTTCACCTCGATGTTGATCGTGGCCCGGGTGGCGGATGCGAATCAGTGCCCGCCGTCACACTAGTAGCGTTGGATGACCTCGCGGTGGCGTTCGATCCACCAGCAGGCACCTTCGCCTGCCTGCGGAAAGATGGACTTGCTGCAGGCGGCCATCCATTGGCCGCCATAGTAGTACTCCAGTTTGTTGCCCTTCAAGGAAGCGACCTGGACTTCGGTGCGCTGCACTTGTCCCATGCCGCCGCCTCGCGCAACGCGGATACGCCACACGGCCCAATCGCCCATGTACAGCATCATGGCGACGACGGCGCCGATGCCCAGCGTCCAGGCCAGTTTGTGCAGCAGCCACGCACCCATGCAGACGAGCCTAGCAGAGGCGGGATTCAGGTCTTTCGTTTCTCGTGAATGGGTATCCGCCGGGAAGGCAGGGCTCTCTTTTAGAGCCTTTCCTATTGAAATTCTTTCGAAAGGATCATGAAAGGAAGAAAAAATAATTAAAACAGTTGCTTAAGAAGCAAAACGTAATCAATACTTTCCCAACACGTCGGAACGACTTTTTCTTGAGAGAGGTCATGTCCATGTTTTGTCGCAACGCTTTCCCCCGTCTTTGCGATACTTCCCGGCCTTCGGGCAAATGGTTCGTTCTCCGTCTCCTTCTTCTCGCTCCTCTGCTTTTTGGATTCACCGCGTCGGGATGGTCCCAGACGGTGAACGCAACCCTGCGTGGCACGGTGATGGATGCGACCGGCAGTGTCGTGGCGAACGCGCAGCTTGAGCTCTACGAACCAGTGACCGGTCAAAGAGTGCGCGCGACGACCTCGACCGATAATGGAGACTTCGAGCTCAACGAGCTGAAGCCCGGAACCTACGAGCTTCGTTGCAGCTTGTCCGGCTTCAAGCAATTTGTGGCGCGGAACATCATCCTCGACAGCGGACAGGTGCGCCGCGTCAATCCATCGCTCGCTCTTGGTGCGACGACGGACGAGGTCACCGTCACAGCGGGAGCTGCTGTCATCTCGACGGAATCGTCAACGCTCGCCGGCTTGTTTACCGCAAAGCAGCATGACGAATCGCCGCAGGTCACTATCTATCCGTCGACCTACTCCATGCTGACGACGCTTTCCGGCGTACAGGGTGGTAAGGGATCTCCGATTGCGAACGGTCAGACACAACAGCAGCAGTCGCAGACCTTCGACGGCATCGCCAACGACCTTCAGGGTAACCAGAGCAACAACGCGAACTTCTTTGAGCAGGTGTCGGCCTCGCTGTTCAATGCTCCGGCTGAGAGCGCCGTTCCTGTGCAGATCAATCTGGTGACTAAGCGCGGCACCAACGCGTTCCACGGCAGCGCCAGCTATCGCATCTACGACTCGGTTTTCAATGCACGCGGCTACTTCGATACCAAGAAGATTCCGTATCTGCAGCACGAATGGAATCTTGAGGGTGGGGGCTACATCTGGCGCGATCGCACCTTTTTCTACGGCCAGTGGTTTGCGCAGAAGATTCCTCTGGGTTACCAGACGCGCGCGAGCGTACCCACCGGAGCCTGGCGTTCGGGTGTGTTTTCCTCCACCATCATCGATCCGCAGACCGGTCTGCCGTTTCCGAACAACACCATCCCGGGCTCGCGCATCAGCTCGGTGGCGAGGGCATTCCAGGACAACTACCTTCCAGCTCCGAACATTGGATCGGCGACCAGCGCAGTTAACAACTATGCTTTCCAGTTTCCCTTCAACAGCGATCTCTATCGCGGCGACTGGCCTCTGGCCCGCATTGACCATCAGTTGACGAAGAACAACTCGTTGTTTTTCCGCTGGCTGATGCGGCAGACGCCCTATGTGCTCAACAATGGTCTTCCCATCCTTGTATGGACGCGTAACCGGCGTCATCAGCAGTGGGCTGCCGGCGACACGCATCTGTTCACACCGCAGATGATCAATGAGTTCCGCTTCGGCTACTCCACTGACTACATGGTGGACGGGCAGAGCAACGCCGGCCAAACGCCTCCCGATGGCGCGCAGGTACTGGCAACTACCGGTCTGCAGGGATCGAATCCCGGCAACAGCAAAGGCCAGGGATTCCCCAGCATCACGATCACTGGACTTACGGCTCTAACGAATGTTGCCGGAGGCACGAAAGCGAACAACCACATGACCACGTTCGTGGACACATTTACCTGGCAGAAGGGACGTCATGTGCTGAAGTTCGGAGAGTCGGTGGTTCGCTTCAGCAACTTCTATGGCTTTGTGAACGACTACGGTACGTTCAGCTTCGACGGTTCCATCACGAAATCTGGTACCGCTACGACTCAGTCGGCTTATGCTGACTTTCTACTTGGGCTTCCGCGGCAGAGTCAGCGGACTAATCCGTTGCCTGCTCGCGAACAAACGCTCAGCGAGTATGGATTTTTCATTCAAGATTCGTTCAAGCTCTCACCAAAGCTGAATATCGACTATGGCCTACGCTGGGACATCTATGGCACACCGACCGCAGCCGACCATCTGATGTACAACTTCGATCCGGCGACCGGCAACGTCATCGTCGATCCCGCCGGGCTCTCGAAGGTGAGCCCGTTCTATCCCAAGACGATCACGGTTCAAACAGGCAACGTGCGCGCGGAGGTCGACAAGAGCAACGTGGCTCCACGAGTAGGCGCGGCCTACCAGGTCACCAGCCGCTCAGTCATTCGTGGAGGTTACGGACTGTACATCTCGCGACTGGGTTCATCGGGTAATTTCAACAACTTTCTTCCCATCAATCCTCAGCTTGGATCGACAGGCCCGTTCTCGATCAGCGAGATCTACAACAACGCTTCGAACGGAAGCACCTTCTCCTTCCCGAACCCTTATCCATCGAGCACGGGCACGGCGGTGGCTCCCAGCCAAAGCATTCTTGGCTATCCGCTCCAAACCGAACACGGTCACATTCATCAATTCAGCGCGACCTACGAGATCGAGTTGAAGAACACCGGTTTCCGGGTCTCGTATGTGGGTTCCAGAAGCACGGGGCTGAATTACTCGGTGAACATTAACAAGCCTGCGCCAAGCACAACAGCCTTCGCGTCATCGCGCAATCCATATCCTCAGTTCGTGTCGACGACGCTGATCCGCTACGACGGAGGCGCCAACTACAACGGTCTACAGTTCGACGTGCGCCGCCGTGTCGGCTCCTTTACCTTTTCTGCCAACTATTCCCTGTCGAGCAGCCAGGCGAACTATCTGAACACCGAGAATCCATACAATCTGCTGTCTCGTTATGCGAACGATGGCCTGACGCGGCGGCACTACAGCTCGAGCACCCTGACCTATGCGCTTCCCTTCGGCCACCACCGCAGGTATCTGAACGGCGCCAGCGGCCTGACGGATCATGTCGTGGGCGGCTGGTCGACGAACATGATGACGTACCTGGCCTCGGGCACTTATTTTTCGCCGTCGTTCTCCGGCTCCGATCCTTCAAACACGAATACCCTGGGTGGTCTTCCGGACCTGGTGGGCGATCCGAACAATGTCCCGGGAGGGAAATCGAAGACAAACTGGTTCAACACGGCTGCTTTTGCGGTTCCGCAACAGGGACGGTTCGGCAATGCGCTACCGAACAGTTTGGTGGGCCAGAGCCTTTATCAGACGCATGTTTCCCTGATCAAGAGCACTGCTATCACTGAGCGTGTGAAGTTCAACTTCGTCACGCAGATCTCTAACCTGTTCAATCACGCCCAGTTCCTTAACCCGAGTGGGAACATCAGCTCTGCGAGCGGCAACCAGTTCACCAGCCAGATTGGAACCTTCGACGCGTATGAGGTAGCCAAGCCCAGGAATATCACTTTCCAGGGAGCATTTGTCTTCTAGGGCGTGATCGAAGTTTGGGCACCCATGCACTGGGTGCCCCATCGATTGCGTATCGGGGCCCCGAAGAACTTTGTTCGTTGGAGTGACTCGCAATGGGTGGGATATTTGAGTCTCCAGCAAACTTGGTTCGCTTTGGTGAACGATTCGAGCAAAGCTCGAACCGGGTGGGAGACGCGGGCTTCAGCCCGCGTTTGTTGGCTCTATAAGAAACGGGCTTTAGCCCTGGGCTTTCTTTGTCCGTTAGGGAAAACCCCAGGGCTAAAGCCCATTTACTTTTGCGCCTTTATCAGCGGGCTGAAGCCCGCTGCTCCCACCCAGTGTTGGTGGCCACCTTGCCCATCCTCACAACGTGAGAATGGGCAAGGTGGGGAACGGTTCGCGAAAGTGGCTGACTGTAAGATTCAGGCTGCGCGCTTCTTGCGGGCGGCGACGACCTTTTCGTGTAGCAACTCCTTGGCGTGCTCCAGCACCTTGCGGCGTGTGGGTGAGAGGGATTTGCCGGCACGGTTTTCGAAGAAGACCAGCATGCGCATGCCGGAGGCCGGGCCCTTGGGCGAGACCTTCTTCGAGGCCAATCGCCGGGCGATAGTGGCGGCGTCCTGCCTGAAGAGGCCCTCTTCCGGATAGGTGGATTCGGTGTTCACCTTCGCCGACCAACGGCGGGATGTGCCCTTAGCGTGAGAGCCGTTTGCATGAGAGCCGCTGGCGCTCATCTTTACCTGTTTTTTTGTTGTGGCCATGAGCAACCTCGTTCGGTAGCAAGGTCTGATGCACAGTCAGCAAAGAAGGTCGCCGATAGTAGTTAAACGCGACGCCGTAGCATGACTCCGCGGGAGTTCAGGAAACGCTGGAAGATTCGCTCCGAGTTGTGTTACCGTGGGTCCCTCCCTCGGGAGTTCGATCACGATGAAGAAGCTTCTACGGCTGAGCATCGCTGCTTTAATACTGGCGATTGGCGTTGCATTCCTGTCCTTCGCCATGTCCTCAGGCAATGCGGCCAACAAAGACTTCATCTCTTACTGGGCCGCGGGCAAGCAATTGCTCCACAAGCAGAATCCCTACGGCCCGGGAATCCTGGCAGTCGAGAAGCAGGCCGGGTTCATCGACAACCGTCCGTTCTACATGCGCAATCCTCCGACGGCGTTTCCGCTGGCTGTGCTGGCGGCATTGTTCAGCCACAAGGTGTCCGCCATCCTCTGGTCGCTGGGTCTGGTGCTTTCACTGATGACCTCTGTCCGCATCATCTGGGAAATGCATGGAAGGCCGCCTGACCGTCTGCATCTGATCGGTTACCTATTCCCGCCTGCCTTAGCCTGTCTGACGGCGGGACAGATGGGCATCTTCCTGCTGCTCGGCGTGGTTCTGTTCCTGCGCTGGAAAGAATCCAGGCCCTTCCTCGCGGGGATGGCTTTGGTTGTTTGCGGCATTAAGCCGCATCTCTTCCTGCCCTTTGTTGTCCTGCTGCTGTTTCACCGCCGTGCTCTGCTGGGGGCGGCGGCGGCGATTGGAGCCACGGTTTTGTTCTCCCTCGCCATCGATCCGCACGGCTGGCAGCAATACCTGCAGATGGTGAGGAGCGCAGACCTTCAGAATGAGTTCATTCCCACCCTGAGCCTGGTGCTGCGCCTGGTTCATCGCTCGTGGTCCTGGCTCCAGCTTGTGCCTGCTGCCATTGCCTGTGTCTGGGTTTACTTCAAACGTCCCGAGTGGAACCTGGTTCTACTCGTCTCCGTACTGGTCGCGCCTTATGCCTGGGTCACCGATGAGTGCGTCGTGCTGCCTGCATTCATGGCTGCGCTCTATCAAGCGAAGTCGCTGACGCCCTTCGCCTGCGTGCTGGTGGTGGGGCTGCTGGAGGTCCTGGTCGGCGCCGGAATGACGTCACCGTATTATCTATGGACTCCGCTGGCCTGGTTAGGGCTTTATCTGTATGGCACACGTTCGGTGAAGGTTGCCGTGCCTGTTCCTATGGGCTCGTAGACTGCCAGGAAGCGGGGCTTCGAATCGGCCGTGCAAACTTGCAGTAAACTGCCAGGAGCGGTGTTTCCACCACCTTCTATCTGGGCCTGTAGCTCAACGGTTAGAGCAGGGGACTCATAATCCCTTGGCTGCAGGTTCGAATCCTGCCGGGCCCACCAAGCCACTTCTATTTCAGAGCCAGAGGTGCGCATCTGCAAGGCGACTAATTTAAGGCTGAGCTACAGTCTCCCATCTTGGAGCGCTGCGGAAGCTACTACGGTCGGCGAGCGATTCGGCGATTTAGCATCAATCCAGATCGACGATTGACGCTATGCGCGTTTTCCGGGGACTGATGGACATGGCCAAATGGCTTGGTCCGTGATCAAAGCGGAGCGGTTTGGAATTTGCTCTGATACAGCCAGCAAAAAGCTGCCCCCTCCAGCGTACAATCGCCGCAATCGGTTGTTGCAAACCCACGGAGGCTGCGATGAACAGAGCTGTCCTTTCGCTGGTGTTGATTTGCTCCCCACTTGTGGCTCAAGAGGTACACAGCCACCCAATGCCTGAAAAGCTGGGTACGGTATCTTTTCCCACTTCGTGTCAGCCTGCAGTACAGCAGGAGTTTGATCGCGGGGTTGCGCTTCTCCATTCGTTCTCCTATGGGCCGGCCGACGAGGCATTCGCAAGCGTAGTCCGCCAGGGCGACTCAGGTCGGCATCATGCAACGAGAGGTGGCAGCATGGTCTGCCCAAGCA
This genomic window from Terriglobus albidus contains:
- the thpR gene encoding RNA 2',3'-cyclic phosphodiesterase, producing the protein MRLFIGLPIADETKAALRSVVDRLRSTINPRIGKIRWTDPEGWHITLQFLGNCNEQQYDCLVRALRFVPMRPFQVEVDGLDTFEHAGVLFAGVRLDENLAALQHQIARETTTCGFASDERPYHPHITLARTPRGTRIPPQQLMRSNSSAYLAENFCLYESVSGVNGPQYPIRDRFPNG
- a CDS encoding HdeD family acid-resistance protein produces the protein MNLSVRSIARESIGWSIALSVLMILVGLFALIAPLAAGVAVTTVIGWLLLLSGATHVWFAWHVRSAGAVVWEALVALAYFFGGIYLLLHPLAGLVSLTLILSAYLLVKGIVELVGGFGLRGMPGGGWMLLDGVFSIVVALMIWAHLPSSAAWVPGTLVGIAILFSGFSRLLLSLAARRVVTALP
- a CDS encoding TonB-dependent receptor, producing the protein MNATLRGTVMDATGSVVANAQLELYEPVTGQRVRATTSTDNGDFELNELKPGTYELRCSLSGFKQFVARNIILDSGQVRRVNPSLALGATTDEVTVTAGAAVISTESSTLAGLFTAKQHDESPQVTIYPSTYSMLTTLSGVQGGKGSPIANGQTQQQQSQTFDGIANDLQGNQSNNANFFEQVSASLFNAPAESAVPVQINLVTKRGTNAFHGSASYRIYDSVFNARGYFDTKKIPYLQHEWNLEGGGYIWRDRTFFYGQWFAQKIPLGYQTRASVPTGAWRSGVFSSTIIDPQTGLPFPNNTIPGSRISSVARAFQDNYLPAPNIGSATSAVNNYAFQFPFNSDLYRGDWPLARIDHQLTKNNSLFFRWLMRQTPYVLNNGLPILVWTRNRRHQQWAAGDTHLFTPQMINEFRFGYSTDYMVDGQSNAGQTPPDGAQVLATTGLQGSNPGNSKGQGFPSITITGLTALTNVAGGTKANNHMTTFVDTFTWQKGRHVLKFGESVVRFSNFYGFVNDYGTFSFDGSITKSGTATTQSAYADFLLGLPRQSQRTNPLPAREQTLSEYGFFIQDSFKLSPKLNIDYGLRWDIYGTPTAADHLMYNFDPATGNVIVDPAGLSKVSPFYPKTITVQTGNVRAEVDKSNVAPRVGAAYQVTSRSVIRGGYGLYISRLGSSGNFNNFLPINPQLGSTGPFSISEIYNNASNGSTFSFPNPYPSSTGTAVAPSQSILGYPLQTEHGHIHQFSATYEIELKNTGFRVSYVGSRSTGLNYSVNINKPAPSTTAFASSRNPYPQFVSTTLIRYDGGANYNGLQFDVRRRVGSFTFSANYSLSSSQANYLNTENPYNLLSRYANDGLTRRHYSSSTLTYALPFGHHRRYLNGASGLTDHVVGGWSTNMMTYLASGTYFSPSFSGSDPSNTNTLGGLPDLVGDPNNVPGGKSKTNWFNTAAFAVPQQGRFGNALPNSLVGQSLYQTHVSLIKSTAITERVKFNFVTQISNLFNHAQFLNPSGNISSASGNQFTSQIGTFDAYEVAKPRNITFQGAFVF
- a CDS encoding DUF3175 domain-containing protein → MATTKKQVKMSASGSHANGSHAKGTSRRWSAKVNTESTYPEEGLFRQDAATIARRLASKKVSPKGPASGMRMLVFFENRAGKSLSPTRRKVLEHAKELLHEKVVAARKKRAA
- a CDS encoding glycosyltransferase 87 family protein, producing the protein MKKLLRLSIAALILAIGVAFLSFAMSSGNAANKDFISYWAAGKQLLHKQNPYGPGILAVEKQAGFIDNRPFYMRNPPTAFPLAVLAALFSHKVSAILWSLGLVLSLMTSVRIIWEMHGRPPDRLHLIGYLFPPALACLTAGQMGIFLLLGVVLFLRWKESRPFLAGMALVVCGIKPHLFLPFVVLLLFHRRALLGAAAAIGATVLFSLAIDPHGWQQYLQMVRSADLQNEFIPTLSLVLRLVHRSWSWLQLVPAAIACVWVYFKRPEWNLVLLVSVLVAPYAWVTDECVVLPAFMAALYQAKSLTPFACVLVVGLLEVLVGAGMTSPYYLWTPLAWLGLYLYGTRSVKVAVPVPMGS